Proteins encoded by one window of Streptomyces clavuligerus:
- the metG gene encoding methionine--tRNA ligase: protein MAATGYEKQGAAYYVTTPIYYVNDAPHLGHAYTTVAGDVLTRWHRQRGEKVWYLTGTDEHGQKIMRTAETHGVTPQEWCDKLVSEAWKPLWEHLDIANDDFIRTTEKRHTDRVKEFVQDLYDKGEIYKGGYEGPYCVGCEEYKLPGDLIDGEGEYAGQKLCPIHKKPVELLKEENYFFKLSEYGPKLLELYESNPGFIQPESARNEVVNFVKQGLQDLSISRSTFDWGVKVPWDEKHVIYVWIDALLNYATAVGYNENPEKFASTFPANVHLVGKDILRFHAIIWPAMLMANGLPVPGRVAANGWLMVGGEKMSKSNLTGIKPQDLTSHFGVDAYRWYFLRAISFGQDGSFSWEDFSVRYTSELANDYGNLASRVAAMVGKYFGGSLPEATAAGEAERAVQEGLAKAVAEADRKIGDEIDFQGGILAVFDFVKQVNGYLTEQEPWKVAKDTSPEGQARLATILYTAAEALRGVAVLLNPVMPRTSQALWDSLGAEAALGALAEQRVQDAGTWGLLPAGATVTKGAVLFPRLEEKKDQ from the coding sequence ATGGCGGCCACTGGATACGAGAAGCAGGGGGCGGCGTACTACGTCACGACCCCCATTTACTACGTCAACGACGCTCCTCACCTGGGCCACGCCTATACGACCGTCGCAGGCGACGTGCTCACCCGCTGGCACCGCCAGCGCGGTGAGAAGGTGTGGTACCTCACCGGCACGGACGAGCACGGTCAGAAGATCATGCGCACGGCCGAGACGCATGGCGTCACCCCCCAGGAATGGTGCGACAAACTCGTCTCGGAGGCGTGGAAGCCGCTCTGGGAGCACCTGGACATCGCGAACGACGATTTCATCCGGACCACCGAGAAGCGGCACACGGACCGGGTGAAGGAGTTCGTCCAGGATCTCTACGACAAGGGCGAGATCTACAAGGGCGGCTATGAGGGCCCGTACTGCGTCGGCTGCGAGGAGTACAAGCTCCCCGGCGATCTGATCGACGGCGAGGGCGAGTACGCGGGGCAGAAGCTCTGCCCCATCCACAAGAAGCCGGTGGAACTCCTCAAGGAGGAGAACTACTTCTTCAAGCTGAGCGAGTACGGCCCGAAGCTGCTGGAGCTGTACGAGTCGAACCCGGGCTTCATCCAGCCCGAGTCCGCCCGCAACGAGGTCGTGAACTTCGTCAAGCAGGGGCTCCAGGACCTGTCGATCTCCCGGTCGACGTTCGACTGGGGCGTGAAGGTGCCGTGGGACGAGAAGCACGTGATCTACGTGTGGATCGACGCGCTGCTCAACTACGCCACCGCCGTCGGCTACAACGAGAACCCGGAGAAGTTCGCCTCGACCTTCCCGGCGAACGTGCACCTCGTCGGCAAGGACATCCTGCGCTTCCACGCGATCATCTGGCCCGCGATGCTGATGGCGAACGGGCTGCCGGTGCCGGGCCGCGTCGCCGCCAACGGCTGGCTGATGGTCGGCGGCGAGAAGATGTCGAAGTCCAATCTGACCGGCATCAAGCCGCAGGACCTGACCTCGCACTTCGGCGTCGACGCCTACCGCTGGTACTTCCTGCGCGCGATCTCGTTCGGCCAGGACGGCTCGTTCTCCTGGGAGGACTTCAGCGTCCGCTACACCAGCGAGCTGGCGAACGACTACGGCAACCTGGCCTCCCGGGTCGCCGCCATGGTCGGCAAGTACTTCGGCGGCTCGCTGCCGGAGGCCACCGCGGCCGGCGAGGCGGAGCGCGCGGTCCAGGAGGGCCTGGCGAAGGCCGTCGCCGAGGCCGACCGGAAGATCGGCGACGAGATCGACTTCCAGGGCGGCATCCTCGCCGTCTTCGACTTCGTCAAGCAGGTCAACGGGTATCTGACCGAGCAGGAGCCGTGGAAGGTCGCCAAGGACACCTCGCCCGAGGGGCAGGCCCGGCTGGCGACGATCCTCTACACGGCCGCCGAGGCGCTGCGCGGTGTCGCGGTGCTGCTGAACCCGGTGATGCCGCGGACCTCGCAGGCGCTGTGGGACTCGCTGGGCGCCGAGGCCGCGCTCGGCGCCCTCGCCGAGCAGCGGGTGCAGGACGCCGGTACGTGGGGGCTGCTGCCCGCCGGGGCGACGGTGACCAAGGGCGCGGTGCTCTTCCCGCGGCTTGAGGAGAAGAAGGACCAGTAG
- a CDS encoding L,D-transpeptidase family protein has translation MSARTPSVPLPARVRARAALAAGLAAAALLTGCSAGAGGVRPAAEPPRSSGPSGPPGGKPEAVSDRKAAAAGGAGARVRAGDDRPRLAIPGLGPRTMARVGQRTRQVFVVSADGAGANRSTAALWERHPAEGWRRTAGPWPARNALKGWTDDHRMDDLRSPTGVYGLTDAGGLLPDPGTELPYDRGPAFQAPPGTNFDGEPLTGAFDHVVAINYNRVPGRTPLDWETPLGLGKGRGIWIHADHGGATRGCIAVARTKVAELLRKLDPGARPVIAMGPETTLAR, from the coding sequence GTGTCCGCACGCACTCCGTCCGTCCCCCTCCCCGCGCGGGTCCGTGCCCGTGCCGCCCTCGCCGCCGGGCTCGCGGCGGCGGCGCTGCTCACCGGCTGCTCGGCCGGTGCCGGTGGGGTCCGCCCCGCGGCGGAGCCCCCTCGGTCGTCCGGACCCTCCGGACCGCCCGGAGGGAAGCCGGAGGCCGTCTCCGACCGGAAGGCCGCCGCCGCGGGCGGGGCCGGTGCCCGGGTCCGTGCCGGGGACGACAGGCCGCGCCTCGCGATACCCGGCCTCGGCCCCCGGACCATGGCCCGCGTCGGGCAGCGCACCCGCCAGGTCTTCGTCGTCAGCGCCGACGGGGCGGGTGCCAACCGCTCCACCGCCGCCCTCTGGGAGCGGCACCCCGCCGAGGGCTGGCGGCGCACCGCCGGGCCCTGGCCCGCCCGCAACGCGCTCAAGGGCTGGACCGACGACCACCGGATGGACGACCTGCGCTCGCCCACCGGCGTCTACGGGCTCACCGACGCGGGCGGGCTGCTGCCCGACCCGGGCACCGAGCTGCCCTACGACCGGGGCCCGGCGTTCCAGGCGCCGCCCGGGACCAACTTCGACGGCGAGCCGCTGACCGGGGCCTTCGACCATGTCGTCGCGATCAACTACAACCGCGTCCCCGGTCGGACCCCGCTCGACTGGGAGACCCCGCTCGGCCTCGGCAAGGGCCGGGGCATCTGGATTCACGCCGACCACGGCGGCGCCACCCGGGGCTGTATAGCGGTCGCCCGGACGAAGGTCGCCGAACTGCTGCGGAAGCTCGACCCCGGCGCACGGCCGGTGATCGCCATGGGTCCGGAGACGACCCTGGCCCGCTGA
- a CDS encoding SigE family RNA polymerase sigma factor produces the protein MRSFGDSGGAGGSSGAGSGGGGDFETFVAARGPRLLRVAWLLTGDAHLAEDLLQTVLAKVWPKWQRIATDSPEAYVRKALVHTHASWWRRRWRGEVPHGELPDAVGAADAYASVDLEQSLAAAVRALPVRQRAVVVLRYFEDLSVEETAATLGCAPGTVKSQSAKALRSLRASVPGMASDSDDAKEESIDGSYARSA, from the coding sequence ATGCGATCCTTCGGCGACAGCGGTGGTGCCGGTGGCAGCAGCGGCGCCGGGAGCGGCGGCGGCGGGGACTTCGAGACCTTCGTCGCCGCACGGGGGCCGCGGCTGCTCAGAGTGGCGTGGCTGCTGACCGGAGACGCCCATCTCGCCGAGGACCTGCTCCAGACGGTGCTGGCGAAGGTGTGGCCCAAGTGGCAGCGGATCGCCACCGACAGCCCCGAGGCGTATGTGCGCAAGGCGCTCGTGCACACCCACGCGAGCTGGTGGCGCCGCCGCTGGCGCGGCGAGGTCCCCCACGGGGAGCTGCCCGACGCGGTCGGGGCCGCCGACGCCTACGCCTCGGTGGACCTGGAGCAGTCGCTCGCCGCCGCCGTCCGCGCCCTGCCGGTGCGGCAGCGCGCGGTGGTCGTCCTGCGCTACTTCGAGGATCTGAGCGTCGAGGAGACGGCCGCGACCCTGGGCTGCGCCCCGGGCACGGTCAAGAGCCAGTCGGCCAAGGCCCTGCGCTCCCTGCGGGCGAGCGTCCCGGGCATGGCGTCCGACAGTGATGACGCGAAGGAGGAGAGCATCGATGGCAGCTACGCGCGATCCGCTTGA
- the aspS gene encoding aspartate--tRNA ligase, which yields MHRYRSHTCGELRASDVSTDVRLSGWLHNRRDLGGILFIDLRDHYGITQLVARPGTAANEALSHLTKETVVRVDGTVVGRGADNVNPELPTGEIEIEVTGIEVLGAAQQIPFTINADDGVNEERRLEYRFLDLRRERMHRNIMLRTAVISAIRHKMTALGFNEMATPILAATSPEGARDFVVPSRLNPGKFYALPQAPQQFKQLLMIAGFDRYFQIAPCFRDEDARADRSPGEFYQLDVEMSFVEQEDVFQPVEKLMTELFEEFGGGRHVTSPFPRIPFREAMLKYGSDKPDLRARLELVDITDVFEGSAFKAFAGKHVRALPVPDVSAQPRKFFDQLGEYAVEQGAKGLAWVRVAEDGTLSGPIAKFLTEENVKVLTERLGLAAGHAVFFGAGEAAEVSKIMGAVRVEAAKRSGHFEEGVFRFCWIVDFPMYEKDEETGKIDFSHNPFSMPQGGMKDLEEKDPLDILAWQYDIVCNGIELSSGAIRNHEPEIMLKAFEIAGYERETVEREFAGMLRAFRLGAPPHGGIAPGVDRIVMLLADEPNIRETIAFPLNGNAQDLMMGAPSVLEESRLRELNIALRKPPAGKNSAAE from the coding sequence ATGCATCGGTACAGGTCCCACACCTGCGGCGAGCTCCGCGCCTCTGACGTCTCCACGGACGTCCGGCTGAGCGGCTGGCTGCACAATCGCCGAGACCTGGGCGGCATCCTCTTCATCGATCTCCGCGACCACTACGGCATCACCCAGCTGGTGGCCCGCCCGGGCACCGCGGCCAACGAGGCGCTGAGCCACCTCACCAAGGAGACCGTCGTCCGCGTCGACGGCACGGTCGTCGGCCGGGGCGCGGACAACGTCAACCCCGAGCTGCCCACCGGTGAGATCGAGATCGAGGTCACCGGGATCGAGGTGCTGGGCGCCGCCCAGCAGATCCCGTTCACGATCAACGCCGACGACGGGGTCAACGAGGAGCGCCGGCTGGAGTACCGCTTCCTCGACCTGCGCCGTGAGCGCATGCACCGCAACATCATGCTGCGCACCGCCGTCATCTCCGCCATCCGGCACAAGATGACCGCCCTCGGCTTCAACGAGATGGCGACGCCGATCCTCGCCGCGACCTCCCCCGAGGGCGCGCGCGACTTCGTGGTCCCCTCCCGGCTCAACCCGGGCAAGTTCTACGCGCTGCCGCAGGCCCCGCAGCAGTTCAAGCAGCTTCTGATGATCGCGGGCTTCGACCGCTACTTCCAGATCGCGCCCTGCTTCCGGGACGAGGACGCCCGCGCCGACCGCTCGCCCGGCGAGTTCTACCAGCTCGACGTGGAGATGAGCTTCGTCGAGCAGGAGGACGTGTTCCAGCCCGTCGAGAAGCTGATGACGGAGCTGTTCGAGGAGTTCGGCGGCGGTCGCCATGTCACCTCGCCGTTCCCGCGGATTCCGTTCCGCGAGGCGATGCTGAAGTACGGCTCCGACAAGCCGGACCTCCGCGCCCGGCTGGAGCTGGTGGACATCACCGATGTCTTCGAGGGCTCCGCGTTCAAGGCGTTCGCGGGCAAGCACGTCCGCGCGCTGCCGGTGCCGGACGTCTCCGCCCAGCCGCGCAAGTTCTTCGACCAGCTCGGCGAGTACGCCGTCGAGCAGGGCGCCAAGGGCCTGGCCTGGGTCCGGGTCGCGGAGGACGGGACGCTCTCCGGCCCGATCGCCAAGTTCCTCACCGAGGAGAACGTCAAGGTCCTCACCGAGCGTCTGGGCCTGGCCGCCGGGCACGCCGTGTTCTTCGGCGCGGGCGAGGCCGCCGAGGTCTCCAAGATCATGGGCGCGGTCCGGGTCGAGGCCGCCAAGCGCTCCGGCCACTTCGAGGAGGGCGTCTTCCGGTTCTGCTGGATCGTGGACTTCCCGATGTACGAGAAGGACGAGGAGACCGGGAAGATCGACTTCTCCCACAACCCCTTCTCCATGCCGCAGGGCGGGATGAAGGACCTGGAGGAGAAGGACCCGCTGGACATCCTCGCCTGGCAGTACGACATCGTCTGCAACGGCATCGAGCTGTCCTCCGGCGCCATCCGGAACCACGAGCCCGAGATCATGCTCAAGGCGTTCGAGATCGCCGGGTACGAGCGGGAGACGGTCGAGCGCGAGTTCGCGGGCATGCTCCGCGCCTTCCGTCTGGGCGCCCCGCCGCACGGCGGCATCGCCCCCGGCGTCGACCGCATCGTGATGCTGCTCGCCGACGAGCCGAACATCCGCGAGACGATCGCGTTCCCGCTCAACGGCAACGCGCAGGACCTGATGATGGGCGCCCCGAGCGTGCTGGAGGAGTCCCGTCTCCGCGAGCTGAACATCGCCCTGCGCAAGCCGCCGGCCGGGAAGAACTCCGCCGCGGAGTGA
- a CDS encoding ATP-binding SpoIIE family protein phosphatase — MRTEDVLAAIATGLWRWDNAAGTVTLDAEAARLLELPDSRLCPESEVRARFHPVDWNEINGVISLAIAEGTLAEGRLRVVDDEGRVLRTVRVRSKPVLHNGSYLLDGTLQEVAEPTEGTAARTPITGDWRRSREAFLLDAGRALAEARSTAEVLRVAASLSMPGFSPDGLAVFGAAGDRLTITGQHGHQSADGDPFSNMRLDTDHPAAEVVRTGRAVYLPSPEEYNRRYPTSWPLAQRLGRQSWAYLPLTVAGRTMGAWLAAFRHPVAFTPDERSVLTTVARMLAQALTRAGTAESERELSLGLQRSMMPVIGPAIPGMEVAGRYVPTGGGLQVGGDWYDMIPLPSGRMALVIGDVQGHDVRAAGLMGQLRIALRAYASEGHRPDAVLSRASRFLHGITDGHGKADHSLPRFATCLYLEVDPASGGVEIARAGHPEPAVRMADGTVLVRPTEGGLPLGIDPDSDYPTTRLTLEPGETMMICTDGLLETGGHDLDTGWERLRRVLENPSGQSLEELADALVQAVHGPSSHYTTGPLADRREDDVALVLLSRVPDPTGALREPPRRTAMTVAQAEPEKIAVARRQVRGLLHDWADPEQVDAAVLMVSETVTNVLVHTDGNALLVAEVTCGDGARRLRVEVSDASDDLPHKRRPGELASSGRGLVLMEMLSDAWGVDPRGEGKSIWFELRESGTAGAGGAAAGPRATGETEATERAAEAETDLTDLLERFGEG; from the coding sequence ATGCGCACCGAGGACGTCCTGGCCGCCATCGCGACCGGCCTGTGGCGGTGGGACAACGCAGCCGGGACGGTCACCCTCGACGCGGAGGCCGCCCGGCTGCTTGAGCTGCCCGACTCCCGTCTCTGCCCGGAGTCCGAGGTCCGGGCCCGTTTCCACCCCGTCGACTGGAACGAGATCAACGGCGTGATCTCGCTCGCCATCGCCGAGGGGACGCTGGCCGAGGGCCGGCTGCGGGTGGTCGACGACGAGGGCCGGGTGCTGCGCACGGTGCGCGTCCGCTCCAAGCCGGTGCTGCACAACGGCTCCTACCTCCTGGACGGCACCCTCCAGGAGGTCGCCGAGCCCACCGAGGGCACGGCGGCCCGCACCCCCATCACCGGCGACTGGCGCCGCTCCCGCGAGGCGTTCCTGCTGGACGCGGGACGGGCACTGGCCGAGGCGCGGTCCACGGCCGAGGTGCTGCGGGTGGCGGCCTCGCTCTCCATGCCGGGGTTCTCGCCCGACGGGCTCGCGGTCTTCGGCGCGGCGGGCGACCGGCTGACGATCACCGGTCAGCACGGGCACCAGAGCGCGGACGGCGACCCCTTCAGCAATATGCGGCTGGACACCGACCACCCGGCGGCCGAGGTGGTGCGCACCGGGCGGGCGGTCTATCTGCCCAGCCCGGAGGAGTACAACCGCCGCTACCCGACGAGCTGGCCGCTGGCGCAGCGGCTGGGCCGGCAGTCCTGGGCCTATCTGCCGCTGACCGTCGCGGGCCGCACGATGGGCGCCTGGCTGGCGGCCTTCCGGCACCCGGTGGCCTTCACCCCCGACGAGCGGTCCGTGCTCACCACGGTCGCGCGGATGCTGGCGCAGGCGCTCACCCGGGCGGGGACCGCCGAGTCGGAACGGGAACTCTCCCTGGGGCTCCAGCGCTCGATGATGCCGGTCATCGGGCCCGCCATCCCGGGCATGGAGGTGGCGGGCCGCTATGTGCCGACCGGCGGCGGGCTCCAGGTCGGCGGCGACTGGTACGACATGATCCCGCTGCCGTCCGGCCGGATGGCCCTGGTCATCGGGGATGTCCAGGGGCACGACGTCCGGGCCGCCGGGCTGATGGGGCAGTTGCGGATCGCGCTGCGGGCGTACGCGTCCGAGGGGCACCGGCCCGACGCGGTGCTCTCGCGCGCCTCCCGCTTCCTGCACGGCATCACCGATGGGCACGGCAAGGCCGACCACTCCCTGCCCCGCTTCGCGACCTGCCTCTATCTGGAGGTGGACCCGGCCTCCGGCGGGGTGGAGATCGCCCGGGCCGGGCACCCCGAGCCCGCCGTGCGGATGGCCGACGGCACGGTACTGGTGCGCCCCACCGAGGGCGGGCTGCCGCTGGGCATCGACCCCGACTCGGACTATCCGACCACCCGGCTGACGCTGGAGCCCGGGGAAACGATGATGATCTGCACCGACGGTCTGCTGGAGACCGGCGGACACGATCTGGACACCGGCTGGGAGCGGCTGCGCCGGGTGCTGGAGAACCCGTCCGGTCAGTCCCTGGAGGAGCTGGCCGACGCGCTGGTCCAGGCCGTGCACGGGCCGTCCTCCCACTACACCACCGGGCCGCTGGCCGACCGGCGGGAGGACGACGTGGCCCTGGTGCTGCTCTCCCGGGTGCCCGATCCCACGGGGGCGCTCCGGGAGCCCCCGCGGCGCACCGCGATGACCGTCGCGCAGGCCGAGCCGGAGAAGATCGCCGTCGCCCGCCGTCAGGTGCGCGGGCTGCTGCACGACTGGGCCGATCCCGAGCAGGTCGACGCGGCGGTGCTCATGGTCTCCGAGACGGTCACCAACGTCCTGGTGCACACCGACGGCAACGCCCTGCTGGTCGCCGAGGTGACCTGCGGCGACGGTGCCCGGCGGCTGCGGGTGGAGGTCTCCGACGCGAGCGACGACCTGCCGCACAAGCGGCGCCCGGGGGAGCTGGCTTCCTCCGGGCGGGGGCTGGTGCTGATGGAGATGCTGTCGGACGCGTGGGGGGTGGACCCGCGGGGCGAGGGCAAGTCGATCTGGTTCGAGCTGCGGGAGTCCGGCACGGCGGGCGCGGGCGGGGCGGCGGCGGGCCCGCGGGCGACGGGGGAGACGGAAGCGACGGAGAGGGCGGCGGAGGCGGAGACGGACCTCACCGATCTGCTGGAACGCTTCGGCGAGGGGTGA
- a CDS encoding AI-2E family transporter yields MHTLLPEPVRRLAAWCAVILLLAGVGAVALWLVQTFRIAVTPVLLALLGTALLGPFYRRLRAMKVSASLAAGLTCAAVVCVVGGAMYVVVKALIDNGPQILASLRDAAMGITEHFGAAGTSLADLAVNAKELLAKFGGTAASGVISGLSVVGQGIATAVLALLLIFFFLRDSDRASKLAHSVAPGHSGQMVEEMGRRAFEAVEGFMRGTTFIALIDALLITVGLLVLRVPGAVGLGALVFVGAYIPYLGAFISGAVAVLVALADRGWVIALWALGVVLAVQVLEGHVLQPMIQSRTVQMHPAVVMLAITAGAGVAGILGMLLAVPVVAAAFGVIGVLRERYTGTGAASSSGPDSPDGPGSSAGPADS; encoded by the coding sequence GTGCACACCCTGCTGCCCGAGCCGGTGCGGCGACTCGCCGCGTGGTGCGCCGTCATCCTGCTGCTCGCGGGTGTCGGCGCGGTCGCCCTCTGGCTGGTGCAGACCTTCCGGATCGCGGTGACCCCCGTCCTGCTCGCGCTGCTCGGGACCGCGCTGCTCGGACCGTTCTACCGGCGGCTGCGCGCGATGAAGGTGAGCGCCTCGCTGGCGGCCGGACTGACCTGCGCGGCCGTGGTGTGCGTGGTGGGCGGGGCGATGTACGTCGTCGTGAAGGCGCTCATCGACAACGGTCCGCAGATCCTCGCCTCGCTGCGGGACGCCGCCATGGGGATCACCGAGCACTTCGGGGCCGCGGGGACCTCGCTGGCGGATCTGGCCGTCAACGCGAAGGAACTGCTGGCGAAGTTCGGCGGCACGGCCGCGTCCGGGGTGATCAGCGGGCTGAGCGTGGTCGGCCAGGGGATCGCCACGGCGGTGCTGGCGCTGCTGCTGATCTTCTTCTTTCTGCGGGACTCCGACCGGGCCTCGAAGCTCGCGCACTCCGTCGCCCCCGGGCACAGCGGACAGATGGTCGAGGAGATGGGCCGCCGGGCCTTCGAGGCGGTCGAGGGCTTCATGCGCGGCACGACCTTCATCGCCCTCATCGACGCGCTCCTGATCACCGTCGGACTGCTGGTCCTGCGGGTGCCCGGCGCGGTGGGCCTGGGCGCGCTGGTGTTCGTGGGGGCGTACATCCCCTATCTGGGGGCCTTCATCTCCGGCGCGGTGGCGGTGCTGGTCGCGCTCGCCGACCGGGGGTGGGTGATCGCGCTCTGGGCGCTGGGAGTGGTGCTCGCCGTCCAGGTACTGGAGGGGCATGTGCTTCAGCCGATGATCCAGAGCCGGACGGTGCAGATGCATCCGGCGGTGGTGATGCTGGCGATCACGGCGGGGGCCGGGGTGGCGGGCATCCTCGGGATGCTGCTCGCGGTGCCGGTGGTCGCGGCGGCGTTCGGGGTGATCGGGGTGCTCAGGGAGCGTTATACGGGGACGGGGGCCGCGTCCTCCTCCGGTCCTGACAGTCCTGACGGTCCCGGCAGTTCCGCCGGTCCCGCCGACTCCTGA
- a CDS encoding pirin family protein, whose translation MPAVTVENPLTLPSVAAPADAVSRPVLTVTTAPSGFEGEGFPVRRAFAGINYRHLDPFIMMDQMGEVEYAPGEPKGTPWHPHRGFETVTYLIDGTFVHQDSNGGGGTIQNGDTQWMTAGSGLLHIEAPPEDLVMSGGLFHGLQLWVNLPASDKMMDPRYQDIRGGQVQLLTSPDGGALLRVIAGELDGHEGPGITHTPITMIHATLRPGAQITLPWREDFNGLAYVLAGRGSVGTERRPVRMGQTAVFGQGGALTVRADDTQDSHTPDLEIVLLGGRPIREPMAHYGPFVMNTQDELRKAFEDFQAGRLGTVPAVHGM comes from the coding sequence ATGCCCGCTGTGACTGTCGAGAACCCGCTCACGCTGCCGAGCGTCGCCGCCCCCGCCGACGCGGTGTCCCGTCCCGTACTCACGGTGACCACCGCCCCCAGCGGCTTCGAGGGGGAGGGCTTCCCGGTGCGCCGCGCCTTCGCGGGGATCAACTACCGCCACCTCGACCCGTTCATCATGATGGACCAGATGGGCGAGGTGGAGTACGCCCCCGGGGAGCCCAAGGGCACGCCCTGGCACCCCCACCGGGGCTTCGAGACCGTGACCTATCTGATCGACGGGACCTTCGTCCACCAGGACAGCAACGGTGGCGGCGGCACGATCCAGAACGGCGACACCCAGTGGATGACCGCCGGTTCCGGACTGCTCCACATCGAGGCCCCGCCGGAGGACCTGGTGATGTCCGGCGGCCTCTTCCACGGCCTTCAGCTCTGGGTCAACCTGCCCGCGTCCGACAAGATGATGGACCCCCGCTACCAGGACATCCGCGGCGGCCAGGTCCAGCTCCTCACCTCCCCCGACGGCGGCGCGCTGCTGCGCGTCATCGCGGGTGAGCTGGACGGACACGAGGGGCCCGGCATCACCCACACCCCCATCACCATGATCCACGCCACCCTCCGTCCGGGCGCGCAGATCACCCTGCCCTGGCGCGAGGACTTCAACGGACTCGCCTATGTCCTGGCCGGACGGGGCTCCGTCGGCACCGAGCGGCGGCCCGTCCGCATGGGGCAGACCGCGGTCTTCGGCCAGGGCGGCGCGCTGACCGTCCGCGCCGACGACACCCAGGACTCCCATACCCCCGACCTGGAGATCGTCCTCCTCGGCGGGCGTCCCATCCGGGAGCCCATGGCGCACTACGGCCCCTTCGTGATGAACACGCAGGACGAGCTGCGCAAGGCGTTCGAGGACTTCCAGGCGGGCCGGCTCGGCACCGTCCCGGCCGTCCACGGCATGTGA
- a CDS encoding SseB family protein, translated as MYGYDQNQGAHQQYAAQQPYGGQPQGQPLYPEPSPPSLADAVRAFTTGTLSAEDFQQIFATSKVYCPRGDNPGFLALHNTQQPVIPMFTSLKELRRYAGKESKYFVITGAEVIDLLPTGYGFVLDMEGEHRMVFDAKAVEQMVDFAMRRMYG; from the coding sequence ATGTACGGCTACGACCAGAACCAGGGCGCTCACCAGCAGTACGCGGCCCAGCAGCCCTACGGGGGTCAGCCACAGGGCCAGCCGCTGTATCCGGAGCCGTCCCCGCCGTCGCTCGCCGACGCGGTGCGTGCCTTCACCACCGGAACGCTCTCCGCCGAGGACTTCCAGCAGATCTTCGCGACCTCCAAGGTGTACTGCCCGCGCGGCGACAACCCCGGTTTCCTGGCGCTGCACAACACCCAGCAGCCCGTGATCCCCATGTTCACCTCGCTCAAGGAGCTGCGCCGCTACGCGGGCAAGGAGTCGAAGTACTTCGTGATCACTGGGGCGGAGGTGATCGATCTGCTGCCGACCGGGTACGGCTTCGTCCTCGACATGGAGGGGGAGCACCGGATGGTCTTCGACGCCAAGGCCGTGGAGCAGATGGTCGACTTCGCGATGCGGCGCATGTACGGCTGA